A window from Telopea speciosissima isolate NSW1024214 ecotype Mountain lineage chromosome 8, Tspe_v1, whole genome shotgun sequence encodes these proteins:
- the LOC122671723 gene encoding uncharacterized protein LOC122671723, with translation MVGIFSRFSGRTGLRRTQSTLDERQRAPPLNSEATRPTTTAAAAATSHGIGVAVEFKPVEHPIEPLDNDRPVKCPLPEPSILNDSRIWKEQMPANTRRRADLPVMKEGTSLESDASNRMILPSLSAPEHNIINLLEECNTSVV, from the exons ATGGTGGGTATCTTCTCACGATTTTCTGGGAGAACTGGGCTCAGACGGACTCAAAGTACACTT GATGAGAGGCAAAGGGCTCCACCACTGAATTCCGAGGCCACTCgtcctactactactgctgctgctgcagctACCTCTCATGGAATTGGAGTGGCTGTAGAGTTTAAGCCAGTTGAACACCCAATTGAGCCTCTGGACAATGATCGGCCAGTGAAATGCCCCTTACCAGAACCTTCCATTCTCAAT GATTCGAGAATATGGAAGGAACAAATGCCAGCAAATACACGAAGGAGGGCTGACTTGCCAGTTATGAAGGAAGGGACGAGCCTTGAATCTGATGCATCCAATCGCATGATTTTACCTTCCCTTAGTGCACCAGAGCACAATATCATCAATCTGCTGGAAGAATGTAATACATCTGTGGTCTAA